A section of the Candidatus Woesearchaeota archaeon genome encodes:
- a CDS encoding histone, with product MAAKKQLVRKKATKKKVLKKKVVKKKVVKKKAVRKPAVKKKAVKKKVVKKKAVKKKVVKKKAVKKKAVKKKVVKKKAVKKKAVKKKAVKKKVVTKKAVKKKVVKKKAVKKKVVKKKAVKKKVVKKKPAKRRK from the coding sequence TTGGCAGCAAAGAAACAATTAGTAAGGAAAAAAGCTACTAAGAAAAAAGTATTAAAGAAAAAAGTAGTTAAGAAAAAAGTTGTAAAAAAGAAAGCAGTTAGAAAACCTGCAGTAAAGAAAAAGGCAGTTAAGAAAAAAGTAGTAAAGAAAAAGGCAGTTAAGAAAAAAGTAGTGAAGAAAAAGGCAGTTAAAAAGAAAGCAGTTAAGAAAAAAGTAGTAAAGAAAAAGGCAGTTAAAAAGAAAGCAGTTAAGAAAAAAGCTGTTAAGAAAAAAGTAGTGACGAAAAAAGCTGTTAAAAAGAAAGTAGTAAAGAAAAAAGCTGTTAAGAAAAAAGTAGTGAAGAAAAAAGCTGTTAAAAAGAAAGTAGTAAAGAAAAAACCTGCTAAAAGAAGAAAATAA
- a CDS encoding ribonuclease H-like domain-containing protein, which translates to MIENSFIIFDKIGSRFEQKLWDQGISNWSIFLKSDASQIKGISKKRKMFYDQKIKEAQLNLNLGELNYFKKLIKPSQIWRLYSSVSKKLLANKEILFLDIETSQYYGDITLIGVYDCEDYLALVKGKTLTEDYLKKAFDGKKIVISFNGKGFDFPVMKRYFQKNFEQVVHFDLRFACQQVGLVGGLKDIERQLEVSRKLPIEKMCLSPVDLWNSFISTGNQSYFEELILYNEDDVVNLKTILDLVIIKLEQKYLDMIG; encoded by the coding sequence ATGATTGAAAATAGTTTTATTATATTTGATAAGATTGGCTCTCGATTTGAACAAAAGTTGTGGGATCAAGGTATTTCTAATTGGAGTATTTTTTTAAAGTCAGATGCGTCTCAGATTAAAGGGATTTCTAAAAAACGTAAAATGTTTTATGATCAAAAAATTAAAGAAGCACAATTAAATTTAAACTTAGGTGAGTTAAATTATTTTAAAAAATTAATTAAGCCCTCTCAGATTTGGAGACTTTATTCGAGTGTTTCTAAAAAATTGTTAGCAAATAAAGAAATTTTATTTTTAGATATAGAAACGTCTCAATATTATGGTGATATTACTTTGATTGGCGTGTATGATTGTGAAGATTATCTTGCGTTGGTTAAAGGGAAAACTTTAACTGAAGATTATTTGAAAAAAGCATTTGACGGAAAAAAGATTGTAATTTCGTTTAATGGTAAAGGATTTGATTTTCCAGTTATGAAACGATATTTTCAGAAAAATTTTGAACAAGTAGTGCATTTTGACTTAAGATTTGCTTGTCAACAAGTAGGGTTAGTTGGGGGACTCAAAGATATAGAACGACAGTTAGAAGTTAGTAGAAAACTTCCTATTGAAAAAATGTGTTTGAGTCCTGTTGATTTGTGGAACTCATTTATCTCGACGGGAAATCAATCATATTTTGAAGAATTGATTTTATATAATGAAGATGATGTGGTTAATTTAAAGACAATTTTAGATTTGGTAATTATTAAATTAGAGCAAAAGTATTTGGACATGATTGGTTGA
- a CDS encoding DNA helicase UvrD, whose amino-acid sequence MQIISDLHLHSKHSRGCSKNLDLTNLEKYGKIKGLGLLGTSDFTHPIWQKELKSKLIEDETGIAKTKTGFPFVYQTEISLIYSSKGKGRRIHNVVLAPSFEVVTQITDELKKKGRVDYDGRPIFKIPCPDFVEMLRGISKEIEVIPAHIWTPHFSLLGEYNQFRSVSDGFEDQTKHIHALETGISSDPAMNMRVSVLDKFNLVSFSDSHSFWPWRMGREATTFELARLTYKNLIKALRSNRCDNPSKNRISETLEVNPSYGKYHFDGHRKCGVCFDPVQSRKHSGICPVCKKGLTIGVMNRVEELASPDRPEGFVLKNVSAKFKSIMPLHELLSNLYCKGLSTKLVWAEYNKLLKLGSEFDILLNKSFEELSSVSDFRIAQAILKNREGTIEVKPGFDGEYGIPCFPSNERMI is encoded by the coding sequence ATGCAAATAATATCTGATTTACATCTGCATTCAAAACATAGTCGAGGTTGTAGTAAAAATTTAGATTTAACAAATTTAGAAAAATATGGTAAAATAAAGGGTTTAGGTTTACTTGGAACGTCAGATTTTACTCATCCAATTTGGCAAAAAGAACTTAAATCTAAGTTAATTGAAGATGAAACGGGAATTGCCAAAACTAAAACGGGATTTCCTTTTGTGTATCAAACAGAAATTTCATTAATTTATAGTTCGAAAGGTAAGGGGAGACGCATACATAATGTTGTTTTAGCACCTAGTTTTGAAGTTGTAACTCAAATCACTGATGAACTCAAAAAAAAAGGAAGAGTTGATTATGATGGCAGGCCAATCTTTAAAATTCCTTGTCCTGATTTTGTCGAAATGCTTAGGGGGATAAGTAAAGAAATTGAAGTGATACCTGCCCATATATGGACGCCTCATTTTAGTTTACTTGGTGAATATAATCAATTTAGGTCTGTTTCTGATGGGTTTGAAGATCAAACAAAACATATTCATGCACTTGAAACTGGAATTAGTAGTGATCCTGCAATGAATATGCGAGTTTCTGTTCTTGACAAATTTAATTTAGTATCATTTTCTGATTCTCATTCATTTTGGCCTTGGAGGATGGGGCGAGAAGCTACAACATTTGAACTTGCAAGACTCACTTATAAAAATTTAATAAAAGCATTAAGATCCAATCGATGCGATAACCCATCTAAAAATAGAATATCTGAAACTTTAGAAGTTAATCCCTCTTATGGTAAATATCATTTTGATGGTCATAGAAAATGTGGAGTTTGTTTTGATCCTGTTCAAAGCAGAAAACATAGTGGGATTTGTCCCGTATGTAAAAAAGGTTTGACAATAGGTGTTATGAATAGAGTTGAAGAATTAGCATCGCCTGATCGTCCAGAAGGGTTTGTGTTGAAGAATGTGAGTGCAAAATTCAAATCAATTATGCCGTTACATGAACTTTTATCTAATTTGTATTGTAAAGGGCTTTCTACAAAACTTGTTTGGGCAGAATATAATAAATTATTAAAGTTAGGATCTGAATTTGATATTTTGCTTAACAAATCATTTGAGGAATTAAGTTCTGTAAGTGATTTTAGAATTGCGCAAGCTATTTTGAAAAATCGTGAAGGCACAATTGAAGTTAAGCCAGGGTTTGATGGCGAATATGGGATTCCGTGTTTTCCTTCAAATGAGCGAATGATTTGA
- a CDS encoding sulfatase-like hydrolase/transferase, which produces MPNVTMFDKTYVGNYVPVMTNISKEGVFFPQFYSNSIQTLRAQENILCGIYSNNAAFYVDRLSEFNKICLPQILKDAGYTTYFFSADDLNFQKTGIFMKKIGFDYVLFDKFLTGQEKNTEWGYPDDVVYDKLFDYLEQNYIEGQKLFVYVALDEHHYPFKNIAEYSSVYKFNPAQNKYEEYINSLVVQDNHLNVFKKRFMRYENNSYLMIFGDHSFPIGRHNIYSNEISFYEDSFVTSFLLVPPKSKNETFFKNRIITDKYSQLDIIPTILSLLSDNYFSNSFSFLIKKNHSMFSDQYESCQVLMQPYGGGFMVINQNNTIKKVYSFENKLELVFDLRQDPSESNPVLVKKSNINLFLKTNLCKRFKNLLLLNKLFGHRGLLSLYPENSLLAIEKAFERGFINVEIDITSLQDGTIILFHDYLLQDKTNSAGNVCDLNLSNLKKIKIKNLDGTISNQSIPLLEEVFIKMGRKLNYHLDLKDFGCQPLTFLKKLVHLIEINGLSDKIFLESTNLDYLLKVHELNSDIKLIYWNENIRFDLNKFKLKQLKNLGILGFDFNYLNLNPELIKILKNEGFKIHTYTSNNINTTLDLIFSGVDYVITDNVFN; this is translated from the coding sequence ATGCCTAATGTTACCATGTTTGATAAAACATATGTGGGAAATTATGTTCCTGTTATGACTAATATTTCAAAAGAAGGAGTATTTTTTCCTCAATTTTATAGCAATAGTATTCAAACGTTACGTGCTCAAGAAAATATACTTTGTGGAATTTATAGTAATAATGCCGCATTTTATGTTGATAGATTATCTGAATTTAATAAAATTTGTTTGCCTCAAATATTGAAGGATGCAGGTTATACTACTTATTTTTTTAGTGCAGATGATTTAAATTTTCAAAAAACGGGAATTTTTATGAAAAAAATAGGGTTTGATTATGTTTTGTTTGACAAATTTTTAACTGGGCAAGAAAAAAATACTGAGTGGGGATATCCGGATGATGTAGTATATGATAAATTATTTGATTATTTGGAACAAAATTATATTGAAGGTCAAAAATTATTTGTTTATGTGGCTTTAGATGAACATCATTACCCGTTTAAGAATATAGCTGAATATTCTTCAGTTTATAAATTCAATCCTGCACAAAATAAGTATGAAGAATATATTAATTCGTTAGTCGTTCAAGATAATCATTTGAATGTTTTTAAAAAACGATTTATGAGATATGAAAATAATAGTTATTTAATGATATTTGGAGATCATTCATTTCCTATTGGGCGACACAATATTTATAGTAATGAAATTTCTTTTTATGAAGATTCGTTTGTTACAAGTTTTTTATTAGTTCCTCCAAAATCAAAAAATGAAACTTTTTTTAAAAATAGGATTATAACTGATAAATATAGTCAATTAGATATTATTCCAACAATTTTAAGTTTATTAAGTGATAATTATTTTTCTAATTCATTTTCTTTTTTAATTAAAAAAAATCATAGTATGTTTAGTGATCAATATGAGTCTTGTCAAGTTTTGATGCAACCTTATGGAGGGGGATTTATGGTGATAAATCAAAACAACACTATTAAAAAAGTTTATAGTTTTGAAAATAAACTCGAATTAGTTTTTGATTTGCGTCAAGATCCTTCAGAATCTAACCCTGTATTGGTAAAAAAATCAAATATAAATTTATTTTTAAAAACTAATCTTTGTAAACGATTTAAAAATTTGTTATTATTAAATAAATTGTTTGGTCATAGGGGTTTATTATCATTGTATCCCGAAAATTCGTTACTTGCAATAGAAAAAGCATTTGAGCGTGGATTTATTAATGTTGAAATTGATATTACTTCTTTACAGGATGGAACTATAATTTTATTTCATGATTATTTATTACAAGATAAGACAAATAGTGCTGGAAATGTTTGTGATTTGAATTTGAGTAATTTGAAAAAAATTAAAATAAAAAATCTTGATGGAACTATTTCTAATCAGTCAATTCCTCTTCTTGAGGAAGTATTTATTAAAATGGGTAGGAAACTTAATTATCATTTAGATTTGAAAGATTTTGGTTGTCAACCTCTTACTTTTTTAAAAAAATTAGTACACTTAATTGAAATTAATGGGCTTTCTGATAAAATATTTTTAGAATCTACTAATCTTGATTATTTATTGAAAGTTCATGAATTAAATTCAGATATAAAACTTATTTATTGGAATGAAAATATAAGATTTGACTTAAATAAGTTTAAACTTAAACAGCTTAAGAATTTGGGAATTTTGGGATTTGATTTTAATTATTTAAATTTAAATCCTGAACTTATTAAAATTTTGAAAAACGAAGGATTTAAAATTCACACATATACGTCAAATAATATTAATACTACTCTAGATCTCATATTTTCAGGAGTTGATTATGTAATTACTGATAATGTATTTAATTAA
- a CDS encoding glycosyltransferase family 2 protein, which translates to MKISIVIPAYNEEKRIGNSLKKIIKFCNKNLTDYELIIVNDFSKDNTLEIINKNKNKKTKVLKNKKNKGKGYTVKRGILNAKYPLVLFSDSDLATPIEEILKMLKYIPKYDIIIASRNLKKSDVRVKQSWYRQIMGKTFPIIVNMLAVPGIRDTQCGFKLFKTDLAKKIVSKQTINRWAFDVELLFIARKMNLKIKEVPIIWIDKEGSTITNPLRDATKMLKDVIKIQLNNFKGKYD; encoded by the coding sequence ATGAAAATATCCATAGTAATTCCCGCATATAATGAAGAAAAAAGAATAGGAAATTCATTAAAAAAAATAATCAAATTTTGCAATAAAAATTTGACAGATTATGAATTAATCATAGTGAATGACTTCTCAAAAGACAATACATTAGAAATAATAAACAAAAACAAAAACAAAAAAACAAAAGTTCTAAAAAATAAAAAAAATAAAGGAAAAGGTTATACTGTGAAAAGAGGTATTTTAAATGCAAAATACCCTCTAGTCCTATTTTCAGATAGTGATCTTGCAACACCTATTGAAGAAATTTTAAAAATGCTCAAATACATCCCAAAATATGATATTATTATTGCATCCAGAAACCTAAAAAAGTCCGATGTAAGAGTCAAACAATCTTGGTATCGTCAAATAATGGGTAAAACATTTCCAATTATTGTTAATATGCTAGCAGTTCCAGGAATTCGTGATACTCAATGTGGATTTAAATTATTCAAAACAGATCTAGCAAAAAAAATTGTATCAAAGCAAACAATTAATAGATGGGCTTTTGATGTAGAATTATTATTTATCGCAAGAAAAATGAATCTAAAAATAAAAGAAGTCCCAATTATTTGGATCGATAAAGAAGGAAGCACAATAACCAACCCCCTCCGAGACGCAACAAAAATGCTAAAAGATGTTATAAAAATCCAATTAAATAATTTCAAAGGAAAATATGATTAA
- a CDS encoding polyprenol monophosphomannose synthase, translating into MVVLSLIIPTYNEKENISILIKNLFELFSQYKISAEIIVVDDNSPDGTSEMVKKLKNKFSKLHLLSRTAKTGLSSAVLAGFDCAKGEILGVMDADMSHPPQLIPQLYNAIITPVGYDKRFPDFVIGSRYVKGGKIVGWPLFRRIVSKGATFLSRPFTKAKDPMSGFFLIKKKCIEGKRFNAKGFKICLELLVKSNWKIVKEVPITFTDRVKGKSKANFKEYYLYLYNLWNYFIFKFF; encoded by the coding sequence ATGGTAGTTCTTAGTTTAATAATTCCAACTTATAATGAAAAAGAAAATATTTCTATTTTAATTAAAAATTTGTTTGAATTATTTAGTCAATATAAAATTTCTGCGGAGATTATTGTTGTTGATGATAATTCTCCTGATGGAACGAGTGAAATGGTTAAAAAACTTAAAAATAAATTTTCTAAACTTCATTTGTTAAGTAGAACTGCTAAAACTGGTTTAAGTTCTGCAGTATTAGCAGGATTTGATTGTGCAAAAGGAGAAATTTTAGGCGTTATGGATGCTGATATGAGTCATCCTCCCCAATTAATTCCTCAACTTTATAATGCAATTATTACTCCTGTTGGATATGATAAGCGATTTCCTGATTTTGTTATTGGAAGCAGGTATGTTAAGGGAGGTAAAATTGTTGGGTGGCCTTTATTTCGAAGAATTGTTTCAAAAGGAGCAACATTTTTATCTCGTCCATTTACTAAAGCGAAGGATCCCATGTCTGGTTTTTTTTTAATTAAAAAAAAATGTATAGAAGGAAAACGATTTAATGCAAAAGGATTTAAAATTTGTTTAGAGCTGTTGGTTAAATCAAATTGGAAAATCGTTAAAGAAGTACCAATAACTTTTACTGATCGCGTTAAAGGAAAAAGTAAAGCAAATTTTAAAGAATATTATCTTTATTTGTATAATTTATGGAATTATTTTATTTTTAAATTTTTTTAA
- a CDS encoding DUF2723 domain-containing protein, producing the protein MVNKYLNTYFMVVFVFFLTFSIYFITLNPIIEWEDSVELSTAAITLGIAHPTGYPLHTMLGHVFSYIPLGTQGFRINLMSAFFGSLAAIFIFLSALILSKNKLISLLAVFLFSFSKTFWSQAVIAEVHTLGIFLLSVSFYFLLKFEKLGDNKWLYFFCFTYGLCLTNHLTYVLFAPGFLYFIFIKKQGFNIFNLKINKKMFNIKIIIICFLIFLIGLTPYLYLSIRSSMNPEMDWGNPELFSNFLDHVTAKQFRPLMGSADYSQVSSYISFFVNDLFFQFGLLSLFIFLGVFYLFFKRKDIKLGIFFLLVLLVNLLFNITYKIGTEIKGIDIFFLSSYFFVLFIILYGFYFLLNYKLNKLIKGFIFLIVFCLICFQFYSNFQINNESDNYLPYWYGLDVDNTIYSITSEKNVLFTDSDVTLPIFWYLKYVDNKFVNTEIIHINMFGSKVYLKQLESKFNIILSNENYLSVDDIFNNLIAKLDTNYVLFSTFNNLSVENKTYSIRGIIFQINNLSTLNVDLDYEYYSANYLISHNESKDPVYLVLKRDFSNSKSFLGINKLKMGDYNSAKYFFHQAIKLDNSSFESWNNLGIANFYLGEYEEALFAFNFALQMKPDQSVYKLILLTKQKMRGVNNGSS; encoded by the coding sequence ATGGTTAATAAATATTTAAATACTTATTTTATGGTTGTATTTGTTTTTTTTTTAACCTTTTCAATTTATTTTATTACTTTAAATCCAATTATTGAATGGGAAGATTCAGTTGAACTTTCAACTGCTGCAATAACTTTGGGAATAGCGCACCCAACAGGATATCCTTTGCATACTATGTTAGGGCATGTGTTTTCTTATATTCCTTTAGGAACTCAGGGATTTAGGATTAATTTAATGTCTGCATTTTTTGGAAGTTTAGCTGCTATTTTCATATTTTTATCTGCTTTAATTTTATCTAAAAATAAATTAATTTCGTTATTAGCAGTTTTTCTTTTTTCTTTTTCTAAAACATTTTGGAGTCAAGCAGTGATTGCCGAGGTTCATACTTTAGGTATTTTTTTATTGAGTGTATCTTTTTATTTTTTGTTAAAATTTGAAAAATTAGGAGATAATAAATGGTTATATTTTTTTTGTTTTACCTACGGTCTTTGTTTAACAAATCATCTTACTTATGTTTTGTTTGCTCCTGGATTTTTATATTTTATATTTATTAAAAAACAAGGATTTAATATTTTTAATTTAAAAATAAATAAAAAAATGTTTAATATTAAAATAATTATTATTTGTTTTTTAATTTTTCTTATTGGCCTTACTCCCTATTTATATTTGTCAATTAGATCTTCAATGAATCCTGAAATGGATTGGGGTAATCCAGAATTATTTAGTAATTTTTTAGATCATGTAACTGCAAAACAATTTAGGCCGTTGATGGGGTCTGCAGATTATTCTCAAGTTTCGTCTTATATATCCTTTTTTGTAAATGATTTGTTTTTTCAATTTGGTTTGTTAAGTTTATTTATTTTTTTAGGTGTTTTTTATTTATTTTTTAAAAGAAAAGATATAAAATTAGGAATTTTTTTTTTATTAGTTCTTTTAGTTAATTTGTTATTTAATATAACTTATAAAATAGGTACTGAAATTAAAGGAATTGATATATTTTTTTTAAGCTCTTATTTTTTTGTTTTATTTATTATACTTTATGGCTTTTATTTTTTATTAAATTATAAGTTAAATAAATTAATTAAAGGTTTTATTTTTTTAATTGTTTTTTGTTTGATATGTTTTCAATTTTATAGTAATTTTCAAATTAATAATGAATCTGATAATTATTTGCCTTATTGGTATGGATTAGATGTTGATAATACTATTTATAGTATTACGTCTGAAAAAAATGTTTTGTTTACCGATAGTGATGTAACTTTGCCCATTTTTTGGTATTTAAAGTATGTTGATAATAAATTTGTTAATACTGAGATCATTCATATAAATATGTTTGGATCAAAGGTTTATTTAAAACAACTTGAATCTAAATTTAATATTATTTTATCAAATGAAAACTATTTGAGTGTTGATGATATATTTAATAATTTAATTGCTAAATTAGATACTAATTATGTTTTGTTTTCCACTTTTAATAATTTATCTGTTGAAAATAAAACTTATTCTATTAGGGGCATTATTTTTCAAATTAATAATTTGTCTACTTTGAATGTTGATTTAGATTATGAATATTATAGTGCTAATTATTTGATAAGTCATAATGAATCAAAAGATCCTGTATATTTAGTTCTTAAAAGAGATTTTTCTAATTCTAAATCATTTTTAGGAATAAACAAATTGAAAATGGGTGATTATAACTCAGCTAAATATTTTTTTCATCAAGCAATTAAATTAGATAATTCTTCATTTGAGTCGTGGAATAACTTAGGAATTGCTAATTTTTATTTAGGTGAATATGAGGAGGCATTATTTGCATTTAATTTTGCGTTACAAATGAAACCCGATCAATCAGTTTATAAACTTATTTTATTAACAAAACAAAAGATGCGAGGAGTAAACAATGGTAGTTCTTAG
- a CDS encoding archaeosortase/exosortase family protein, protein MNLSKYNFFRINYFIFFTSVFMLLPLLFSFLANIFELVIGFNIILHRLHILFFVLLVLFFILNEEELMKLKPKTDLFQLIVFSVSSLILFFLFFVLRYFIHPKSNYDFAWTIFYVSSVLYGLGTITFFCAIFGLNYFKKVFFKYKKTFISLILLIVIYVAIKEFLNLNWVYFSSLVANLTAGMLNLVYGNIATVVPYEQGMGLVAKGFLAGISKDCSGIESSSLFLFLFLVVLLYDDKLKKDWKLFTAFGLALIGDFVLTSFRIFLLTIVAIEIDRQFAINLFHNNIGWILFVVYFLVFYFLLTKYFRKNKNNN, encoded by the coding sequence ATGAATTTGTCTAAATATAATTTTTTTAGAATTAATTATTTTATTTTTTTTACTTCTGTTTTTATGTTACTTCCTTTATTATTTAGTTTTTTAGCGAATATATTTGAGTTAGTTATTGGATTTAATATAATTCTTCATAGATTACATATTCTTTTTTTTGTGTTATTAGTTCTTTTTTTTATTTTAAATGAAGAAGAATTAATGAAATTAAAACCCAAAACTGATTTATTTCAACTAATTGTTTTTTCAGTAAGTTCGCTTATTTTATTTTTCCTTTTTTTTGTACTTAGGTATTTTATTCATCCAAAAAGTAATTATGATTTTGCATGGACTATTTTTTATGTATCTTCCGTTTTATATGGGTTGGGTACAATTACTTTTTTTTGCGCAATTTTTGGGTTGAATTATTTCAAAAAAGTTTTTTTTAAATACAAAAAAACATTTATTTCTCTAATTCTTCTTATTGTCATATATGTTGCTATTAAAGAATTTTTGAACTTAAATTGGGTTTATTTTTCAAGTTTGGTTGCAAATTTAACTGCAGGGATGTTGAATTTAGTTTATGGTAATATTGCGACAGTAGTTCCTTATGAGCAAGGAATGGGATTAGTTGCTAAAGGATTTCTAGCAGGAATAAGCAAAGATTGTTCAGGTATTGAGTCAAGTTCTTTATTTCTATTTTTGTTTCTTGTAGTTCTTTTATATGATGACAAATTGAAAAAAGATTGGAAGCTATTTACTGCATTTGGATTGGCATTAATTGGTGATTTTGTTCTTACTTCTTTTAGAATTTTTTTATTAACTATTGTTGCAATTGAAATAGATAGGCAATTTGCAATAAATTTGTTTCATAATAATATTGGGTGGATTCTGTTTGTTGTATATTTCTTAGTATTTTACTTTTTGTTAACAAAATATTTTAGAAAGAACAAAAATAATAACTAG